One genomic window of Lytechinus variegatus isolate NC3 chromosome 1, Lvar_3.0, whole genome shotgun sequence includes the following:
- the LOC121430330 gene encoding uncharacterized protein LOC121430330 → MGRLLDRFDILIKPAAVAYSTDQESDGENRAVSEIEWKNEDVTRGRKRRRAHFIDSDSSVCSDGHIGSYMKGRKRNKESLELSAILRMKCCKKFCLHKVSRGEVFKFRTSFLAKSKSEQRQWLLQHLYEHHETSGSFITYMFNIGTTHLCQRGWRLALGIKRTRMWQVQRDFENGVRRYMAPNYHRIGMQSSKVLNSIAWLSDFSNRFGEKLPTCQKIHLPSCLTRESIYRLMKEEVENKCAEVCSKSRFFHVWRKEMSHISIPKVNRFSKCDICTTLKTNIEKTTDKVARQTLYQQREIHLEQQKNERHKYYKHIQKARREPTKYMSIIVDGMDQKATSIPRFYRQSKSTSSAWKLQSHITGALVHGRGTHLFVDLKEFPHDSNLTTNILLNILRKYDKTLPDVLYLQMDNCGRENKNQCVIALCALLVELNVFRKVKIGFLMKGHTHEDVDQLFSRVSVHTSKQNIPTLSSLMTNITQGYNKPNTTSERLTSIFNIRDWLQPNMHKVSHHSHPHQFRITKDENGKAVLHTKKWSNTSEWQCTTGENYIIKTHPEGVPHIVEPFTAELDLNNLRRDLPKYKPYLTQVEVTEWEELLSSLECSDDNNLNDTWMLLDILMGKDSQASIQQRPENGEENNVAFSNDEQAPIIPVNIGPKQRPERVPPQLRVDCMIGVYLREYRHEWPQVGKVTAIGQESITLHWFSGTATSAWTPLYRKARKGQEPYIQTIPSASTITHPFHLTGTDKIPQEVQRQLREKHEELYS, encoded by the exons AACGAAATAAAGAAAGCCTTGAATTGTCTGCCATCCTGCGGATGAAGTGTTGTAAGAAATTCTGTCTACATAAAGTTTCCAGAGGTGAAGTGTTCAAATTTCGTACCTCCTTCCTTGCAAAGTCCAAATCAGAGCAAAGGCAATGGCTTCTGCAACACCTTTACGAACACCATGAAACAAGTGGCAGTTTCATAACATACATGTTCAACATTGGAACAACACACCTTTGCCAACGAGGTTGGAGGCTTGCTCTTGGTATTAAGAGAACAAGGATGTGGCAGGTGCAACGTGATTTCGAAA ATGGGGTAAGGAGATACATGGCACCAAACTATCATCGTATTGGGATGCAGTCTTCCAAAGTACTCAATTCAATTGCTTGGCTCTCAGACTTTTCAAATCGCTTTGGAGAGAAGTTACCTACATGTCAAAAGATTCACCTGCCATCATGTCTTACGAGAGAAAGTATATACAGACTCATGAAGGAGGAAGTGGAAAACAAATGTGCAGAGGTGTGCAGCAAGTCACGTTTTTTCCATGTTTGGAGGAAGGAAATGTCACATATTAGCATTCCAAAG GTTAACCGATTTTCGAAATGTGACATTTGCACTACACTGAAGACCAATATTGAGAAGACAACTGACAAGGTGGCAAGGCAGACCCTGTATCAACAACGAGAGATACATCTAGAACAACAGAA AAATGAGAGACACAAATACTACAAACATATACAAAAGGCTCGACGGGAACCGACCAAGTATATGAGTATAATCGTTGATGGAATGGATCAGAAGGCAACAAGCATCCCACGATTTTACCGACAGTCCAAGTCAACGAGCTCAGCTTGGAAATTACAGTCACATATTACTGGGGCTCTTGTTCATGGAAGAGGAACCCATCTCTTTGTCGATCTGAAGGAATTCCCCCATGATTCAAACTTGACTACCAATATCTTGCTCAACATTCTACGGAAATACGACAAAACTCTGCCTGATGTTCTCTACCTGCAGATGGACAACTGcggaagggaaaataaaaaccaGTGTGTCATAGCACTTTGTGCTCTGCTAGTGGAACTGAATGTATTTCGAAAG GTAAAAATAGGCTTCCTTATGAAAGGACACACACATGAAGACGTGGATCAACTATTTAGCAGAGTTTCAGTGCACACATCCAAGCAGAACATTCCAACCCTATCATCATTAATGACCAACATCACACAGGGGTATAATAAACCCAACACGACATCAGAGAGATTAACTTCAATTTTCAACATACGTGACTGGCTCCAACCCAACATGCACAAAGTGTCTCACCACAGCCACCCTCACCAGTTCAGAATAACCAAGGATGAAAATGGAAAGGCTGTACTACATACAAAGAAATGGAGTAATACTTCTGAGTGGCAGTGCACAACAGGAGAAAATTACATCATCAAGACTCATCCAGAAGGAGTACCTCACATTGTAGAACCGTTTACAGCTGAACTTGATCTTAATAATCTTCGGCGAGATCTACCCAAATACAAACCTTACCTGACCCAAGTAGAAGTTACTGAATGGGAAGAGCTTTTAAGCTCTCTGGAATGCAGTGATG ACAATAACTTAAATGACACTTGGATGCTGCTGGACATTCTCATGGGCAAGGATTCACAAGCTTCAATCCAACAACGACCTGAAAATGGAGAAGAGAATAATGTGGCTTTCTCAAATGATGAGCAGGCACCCATTATTCCC GTTAACATCGGTCCTAAGCAACGGCCTGAAAGAGTTCCTCCTCAGTTGAGAGTCGACTGTATGATAGGGGTCTATCTGAGAGAATACAGGCATGAATGGCCACAAGTTGGGAAAGTCACCGCAATAGGGCAGGAGAGCATCACATTACACTGGTTTTCAGGGACAGCAACATCTGCATGGACGCCATTGTACCGAAAAGCTAGAAAAGGACAAGAACCATACATTCAGACCATTCCATCAGCAAGTACCATCACACACCCATTTCATCTAACTGGAACAGACAAGATTCCCCAGGAAGTGCAGCGCCAACTTCGAGAAAAACATGAAGAACTATACTCGTAG